The proteins below come from a single Prochlorococcus marinus CUG1415 genomic window:
- a CDS encoding DUF4278 domain-containing protein, which translates to MTTLTYRGKNYVQNKQAAKKQLVELTYRRNVYTNRMDDASSSNEKAELNYRGVNYTK; encoded by the coding sequence ATGACTACTTTAACTTACAGAGGTAAAAACTACGTTCAAAACAAACAAGCAGCTAAAAAGCAACTTGTTGAACTTACCTACAGAAGAAACGTATACACCAACAGAATGGATGACGCTTCTTCAAGTAATGAAAAAGCAGAATTAAATTACAGAGGTGTAAATTACACTAAATAA